A region of the Arthrobacter sp. FW306-07-I genome:
TTCCTGGGCGGGTTCCTTTAGGTCCTGGGCGACGGTTTTGGCGGCGTCGGTGACCTGGGTTGCCAGGGGCTGGGCTGCGGTTTTGAGTTGGTCCGCGGCTTCGCGTTCTTTCTGGCTTGGCGGGATCAGGGAGGAGACCAGGAGCCCGGCGCCGAAGGCGATGAGTCCGGCGGCCAGGGGGTTGCCGGCGGTTTTGGCTTTGACCTGGTCCGGGGCGGCGCTGACGGTGTGGCCGGCGTCGGAGAGTTTGGCCGAGACGGTGTCGGTGGCCTGGTGCAGGCTGTCCCCGGCCGAGCTCATGGCGTTGCTGGTGTGTCCGGCGCCGGCGGAGGTTGTGTCGTGGACCTTGGTGGTGGCGGTGTCTGCTGCTCCCATGATTTTCTCCTTCACCCCGGTCACGGCATCACGGACTTTGTCGGTTTGGCGGTGCACGATGTTGGACGGGGTGACTTTGTCGGCTACGGCGTCGACGTTGGTGCCCAGGCGTGCCCGGGTCGCTTCGATGTCTGCTCGGATGACGTCAGGGTTTTCGCTCATCGGTTTACCTCACCTGGTTTTAGGGTTGGGGGAATTTCTGAGAGGGTTTCGCCTGTTTGGGGCAGGCCCTTGATCTGCTTGAGTTCCTTGCGGCCGATCGAGGCCAGGACTGCGGCGATGATCGCCCAGATCACGGCGACGATCAGCGCGGCCCAGCCCAGGGCCATGACGGCGCCCAGGGCCCACATCAGGGCCAGGGAGAGGAAGAGCAGGACGAAGTGTCCGCCTACGCCGGCGCCGGCGAGCATGCCTGCGCCCTTGCCGGCCCGGGAGGTGGATTGTTTGAGTTCGGCCTTGGCCAGCTCCACTTCCTGGCGCATCAGGGTGGACAGGTCCCGGGTCACATCACCGAGCAGATCGCCCAGGGACGCGTTGTCCGCTTTCACATGCGCCGCGCTGGGCGGCGGCTCAGGAATCTGGCTACTCATCACAGACCACCCGTCTGGTGGCGGCCGCTGCCGGAGGTGCCTTCGCTGCCGAAGGTTTCTTCACCGGTGTATGCGCCATTTTCGGCCCGGTAGGGGTCGTCCTCGAACCGAAGTGGGGACTCCTCTGCGGTGCCCGAGGGCAGGGTGCTGGTGGAAACGGGGGCTCCGCCCACTACCGGCTCATCGAAGAGGTCATCGGTGCCCGCGGCGTACACGGTCTCCTGGTGCAGCGGCGCAACCGGCGGCGACTGCACGGCCCGGTACTGGCCCGTGCCCTGGGCCGATCCTGCCTGCACCTGTCCCTGTGATTCCGGGGCTCCCGCGGTGAGGCCGCGGGTGAGGCGTCCGGCCAGGACGCCGGCGCCTGCTGCGAGGAGCAGGAAGGTGCCGGGGTGGTTGCGGGCGAAGCGCTGGACCTCGTTCAGGAGGTCACCGGGCTCGCGGTTCTCCAGCCAGGATGCTGCCGAGGAGGTGCGCTCGGCTGCCTGCCGGATAAGGTCGCTGGCCATGCCCTGCTGGTCCGGGGCGCTGGCCATGCTGTGCAGCTGGCTGGAAATGTTGCGGATGCCTTCGGCTGCTTTCTGCTGCTGTGTGCCGGCCTGGCTGGTCAGCCCCGACTTGGCCTGGTGCAGCAAGTCCTGCGCATTGGACTTCGCCTCCTGCGCCACGTTCGCGGCTTCACTCTTGGCAGTCTGCGCTACTCCCTGGGCGGCAGATGCCGCCTCGCCGGCCACGTTGGAAGCCTCGTCCTTGGCTGCCTGGGTCTTCGAGGTATCGCCCTCTGCAGCATAGGAGGCCTGCCCGGGAGCCACCTCTGTTGCTCCGTACGGATCAGTGATGGCCGGGTCGGCGCCGGTGTGCGGGGTCTGGGGCCATTGGTTCTCTGTCATCTTCGCTCTCTTTCAGAAAGGGTTAGCTGGCGATCAAGAACCAGCAGTGCTG
Encoded here:
- a CDS encoding DUF3618 domain-containing protein — its product is MSENPDVIRADIEATRARLGTNVDAVADKVTPSNIVHRQTDKVRDAVTGVKEKIMGAADTATTKVHDTTSAGAGHTSNAMSSAGDSLHQATDTVSAKLSDAGHTVSAAPDQVKAKTAGNPLAAGLIAFGAGLLVSSLIPPSQKEREAADQLKTAAQPLATQVTDAAKTVAQDLKEPAQEAMENVKATATDAAQNVKTEGQQAATDVKDRATDAKDHVQNT
- a CDS encoding phage holin family protein produces the protein MSSQIPEPPPSAAHVKADNASLGDLLGDVTRDLSTLMRQEVELAKAELKQSTSRAGKGAGMLAGAGVGGHFVLLFLSLALMWALGAVMALGWAALIVAVIWAIIAAVLASIGRKELKQIKGLPQTGETLSEIPPTLKPGEVNR